A segment of the Elaeis guineensis isolate ETL-2024a chromosome 6, EG11, whole genome shotgun sequence genome:
tgggtctaaggtatatggccaattagctttaggtcaagtgagagtttgttggatttgtgccctagaagtcaattattggctaacacattatataTTTTCAGGATCTAAATTTGTATttgtaatactttcattataaataaagggatttttctttccaatcatgcttatgcgtccatgatttatcttagaaattaataaagatgatttttgtatattcttaaagagttaagaatttgagacatacattaattagtggttaatttctaaatgcttccgatcaagggattatcacggaggacagtgatcaatccatttgagatcggtgcacgattcacctcctttgtgggcagatgagtcttgggtctgtagtgtaaagacactggggtgaaggtgcaggtggttgttagagaataacttgcactgagcgtgactaacacgaaaaccacatggatgtcactcactcatcagtggtcttctcgatgctgcagtggtatgagtggtcctttgacctgcggtgatattggctattcgcagcgaggctactgagtttgactgcacgtttccTTGGTCTCTAGCTatttgggtccttgctgtgtatgttggcttcagtaagttcaggtttatcgatcttgatagaaaaagagaagtcctatgtaatttgcgagattgagttcagaaagtctttggtcaaagcaagtatgaatactgaaaaaaagtttCCATGgtattcacaaataaactcgagtcgagccaatcttatataagactgatgatggggtttgacgagttctccatgatctccgtcaagtcgggactcacgataaaagaactaaatcatacgataactgtatctagaggttcgtattttcattctactggatcgtcactatatactgctaggtgtcactgatagataaTGAGACTCAttaggcatcatcttgatgatcgatgatccttgaagggtagaattgaaaatattttaatccatcgaaaagagtttcgatgatattgtgatagagattacaGTATATTTCACTacaagatagaatgaaacctatggggtcacacattaagagatttaatctcgaatttgccaattgggcttatgaagttccaattgggttaagatttatttgaaattctattaggtttataagaatcatgctagcacatggttaaacctaattcttcttgggactttgatttgatcaagtctatagccttgaacctaacctaaatttatttgaatttaattggtctCTTAATTATTAGtccaaaagaatttaattaagtcaattagttggaataattatcctaatattatctcttccatatctcctaattatctctaagtatgcatgtggaatagatggaagaatgggtgatgtaattttttttttataaaattattgagcgccatatcctaaaggggcccaccccctcttatgtgtcatggcgtgaAAGAAagagggtggggtccatgccccatctcttatggctggagattcttttgtggggtgccaagagttggcatcccaaccacctgacatgtattccttGGATGactattgtacatgcttaaaaggactgattaattaccttttatatcggattttatttgacataaattatatttaaaaggtagaagattcttatgagataagaatctacctttttaagatgacagggttcctaatatgtgtcaggacatgtctatttaaagggagatttctagggtttcttagtATTTACTTTTCATCAAGAAAATcttttctctctccatctccatgcctcctctctctcatattcttcctttccatacccaaaggttgggtgttctctcttccacatgcctagaaagagttctggtgacttaaagataaaggatcgaggagaagaagaaggctgcagatcaaggagttgatctctcagttaaAATCAAACGAGTTGATCAGAGTCCTCAAGATCAAAGTTctttttgagaagaagaatcttctacgagaaGAAAAATTCGAGATTAATCCCgatagatatccgtagaggtcggacacgtgtgcggctccatcTTCTATGAATCCAAGATCATCCTGTATCATCTCGGCATGAATGATACCGTCCTGTATCATCTCGGGAACGCTCATAAATAATGCAAGCAACGCACCAGACGCAGGCAAACAGGCAGCCGACCGAATTCCCATCTTTTGCACCACTTTAAGAACCCACCCCATACCTCCATCAGTGATAACGCATGTAACCCGGACACCTCCTGATGCATTTATCTGTTTTATGAGTTCCTCCAAACATTCAGGCATGACCCTCATGATGccttcaatcttcttttggacACTAGTATGACGGTCTTCACCAGGTGCCAATCCATCTGGAAAGGAAACCATCTGGATCCCTTCCATTCCATCACCACCGTTCTGGGACAAGGAAGCAACAACACGCTCATGGTTGAACTCAGAATTGATGAATGTGATCTTGAAGCCATGGGCAACCAAGGAGTGGGAGAGAGCTATTAAGGGAATGATATGGCCTTGCTCTGGAAAAGTTATGACGATGGCATGAGGAGCAGCCATTACTACAACTAATTGTATCCtgtttcttctgctctctctatTTTTATGCCGGGTATGATAATAAACAGGCCAAGGCACTTCTAAGAATGGCAGCGGATTGGGTGTGGGTTGGGTTGGTAACCCGTCCCATAATTTAAAATGCTGTATTCCTACAGCTCCAATTGCCATCGGTACCACAAACAAATTACTAATGCATTATAGATGAAACCATATTTCTTACCTAATAAATAGATTAGCAATCATTGAATTACTTTAGTACATTACTTTTATTTCTCGGTCATAGTAAGTTATTCTAAAAAGTATCAAGTATGAGCGTAAGCCCCATTCACTCTctctttttaatttaaaatcttatGACTTTTGGATCTATGCTTGTATTTTTTTCCATCCTCTCCATGAATCAGATTGGAGGTCCAATCTCTCTCAAgagagagttttagatatgattcATCCAGATACTTGTGACTGGATTCTATGTAGGAATCAAATCTGTTAGCCTGTTCAGCCATTTTTTTTCTGTTATGTTCTATTCTTGATCTAAATCTTATCCATAGGTCTGTTGGATtgcaggattaaaaaaaaaaaaaaagaccatggagattttttttttttgtcccatCAAATTTGAGCTGGAGAGAGATTGAGTTATCCAACAGAAAATTCGGCCGATtcctattaaatttttcaaactaGCCCTTAATAAGAACACAGGACTGTCGGTCTATAAACCATCTTCCCGCGCTCATATCTTTGTTGTATACGACAAGGCAATTTTCTAACTCCTCTCAGCTGTTTCTGAAAAATGAACGGAAAGGCTCGTTTCCGAAAGTTTCCATCTGGGAAAGGCCTTCCTGGCTTTCGGGCAAACCATCCGACGCAGCATTAATGCGCGTAACATCGTTGCAATGACTGATCTCCATATCAGGATGGGGTCAGCACTTGAACAAAGAGACAGCCATAAATGGATGGAGACAAAAAGTTAGACAAAACACAGCTGTCGTCGTTACTACAAATAATAGTAATTTAGGGGTCCttggttttttttatttttttattttaatattattttttaataaataattttaaaagtataACCGTTccgaaattattttcaaatttatgaTGATCGAAGCCGCATGGTTGAAATCACGGGATGAATCCATAATGTTACTGTCAGTCAGCTGAAATCATAAGTTGATTTCATAATTTCAAAATGACGTGAATAGCACACGGATAGATAAGCTCGTATAAAACGTCGTGAGGTGggctcataattttttaataaaatcataatttaaaatcataatttcataaaattatgGCTTCGAATTATGATTTTCAATTTGAAATTCACACGCCAACCCGAGCTAAATTTGTGGGATAgatttatgattttaaaaataaaatcacagATCAAATCCATGATTTCAAGATAATTTTGTGAAATCATGAGTCTATCCCACAATTTCACTTTTGAAATTACATGATAGATCCAcaatttagtgaaattatgacaCCAACCCATGATTTCATTGTCTTAAATCTCTCCCACATGCCAAGCTCTCCCAGCAAGCCCAATCCATCCGATTGTGTTTTTAAAttcccccccccccacacacacaaAGCCAAGCCTCATCCATCCAATAAAATGTGTCTTTAAATTTTCACCCACCTAGTCCTCCTAGCCAAAAAGCCTTATCCAACCAGTCAAGCTCTTTCAGTCAAATGTGTCTCCCTTTTAGGCAAGTATTCTAACCCTAAATCTTGCTCTAAAATTATCCTAATGACTTTTAGAAAAGGTAGAGctatttcaaaagaaaaaagagttaggatagaaaaaaaaaaaaagaccttcaTCTAGATATGATGaggatctatttttaaataatgggtgtagcaaaaattttatatcaaatttttctcGAAGAAAGGTTGTAGGTGGAAAAATTGTTCATTTAAATGATTTTAGTGATTTTtgaattgattttttatttgagagGATGGATTGGCTTCTTATGATTACACTCAACAAGTCAATTTATCCtactctaattaaaaatttttataataattttagttttaatagtTCTACTTGTTCTATATTAtcctatataaaaaaaaaaattatcgagtTTAATTGTAATATTTTTGGTCAAATTTTAAATATTCTGTCAGATGGTGATGGATATTTCAATACTACTTATTGAAATCATAGATGTTTAGATTATCAAAGCTATATTAGAACTGTTCATGAAGATGAtagtttaattaaaatttataaatctagtgTACATTAGTTACCATTTGAAAATAGATTAATTCATCATATTAATTTTTACATTTAATTTTCTACCAAGAGGAGATCATAGGAattaattcaattataaaatCAAGAGGAGGCCATAAGAATTAACTCAATTACAAATGACTTGATATAACACAAAATATATGCCCCCTACTTATAGAAGTGGGGATacaatttttcacaaaaaaatatttattaatagatACATCCTCACAAAGAAATACTctactttacaaaaaaaaaaagaagcacatCTCTAATATAAAAGACAAAACCTTATAAAGAGCCACATCTCTAatctaaaagatataactttACGAAGAGAAATGTTTCTAATCTAAAAGAGACAATCTTACAAACAGACATAATCTTTCaacaaaagaaattaagaaaatAACAATAAACAAGCTAATAGTCTAACAATAAAATCTGCCAGTGTAGAAAGAAGAATGATATTTAAATATGAATAAATACATTGTCAATTTCATTGGCTGTCTCCAAAT
Coding sequences within it:
- the LOC105046690 gene encoding UDP-glycosyltransferase 83A1-like, whose amino-acid sequence is MAAPHAIVITFPEQGHIIPLIALSHSLVAHGFKITFINSEFNHERVVASLSQNGGDGMEGIQMVSFPDGLAPGEDRHTSVQKKIEGIMRVMPECLEELIKQINASGGVRVTCVITDGGMGWVLKVVQKMGIRSAACLPASGALLALFMSVPEMIQDGIIHAEMIQDDLGFIEDGAAHVSDLYGYLSGLISNFSSRRRFFFSKRTLILRTLINSFDFN